A genomic stretch from Deltaproteobacteria bacterium GWC2_65_14 includes:
- a CDS encoding ATPase has translation MPKGFFVGLDMGASRTKVAVLNAERRVIGHAVRKSGIDFTATASACLDDSLAMAGAVRGEIAGAVSTGYGRSNVAFVTTRSRTEIGCLAKGCSHYFPEAITVIDIGGQDNKVIKLDAEGRRSGFKMNRKCAAGTGAFLEEMSNRLDIPLEEMDGLARQSTELVKLGSYCTVFSATEVLEHIRHGKKVPDIVKGIFHSVIQRVLEMDSPTERVVMTGGVVAHNPYLVEMAEERIGRPVMLPEFPHLAGAIGAALYAMDERPE, from the coding sequence AGGACGAAGGTCGCGGTCCTTAACGCCGAACGGCGGGTGATCGGGCACGCGGTCCGGAAATCCGGGATCGATTTCACCGCCACCGCCTCGGCCTGCCTGGACGATTCGCTGGCGATGGCCGGAGCCGTCCGGGGGGAGATCGCGGGCGCCGTCTCCACCGGCTACGGCCGGTCGAACGTCGCCTTCGTCACCACGCGCAGCCGGACCGAGATCGGATGCCTCGCGAAGGGGTGCAGCCACTACTTCCCCGAGGCGATCACCGTCATCGACATCGGGGGGCAGGACAACAAGGTGATCAAGCTCGACGCGGAGGGGCGCCGCAGCGGCTTCAAGATGAACCGCAAGTGCGCGGCCGGGACCGGAGCCTTTCTCGAGGAGATGTCCAACCGCCTCGACATCCCTCTGGAGGAGATGGACGGCCTGGCCCGGCAATCCACGGAGCTGGTCAAGCTGGGGAGCTACTGCACCGTCTTCTCGGCCACGGAGGTCCTCGAGCATATCCGGCACGGGAAGAAAGTCCCGGATATCGTCAAGGGGATCTTCCACTCGGTCATCCAGAGGGTGCTGGAGATGGATTCCCCGACCGAGCGGGTCGTCATGACGGGGGGGGTCGTGGCCCACAACCCCTATCTCGTCGAGATGGCGGAGGAGAGGATCGGCCGGCCGGTGATGCTCCCCGAGTTCCCGCACCTGGCCGGGGCGATCGGGGCGGCCCTCTACGCGATGGACGAGCGGCCGGAGTAG